Below is a window of Humulus lupulus chromosome 9, drHumLupu1.1, whole genome shotgun sequence DNA.
taaaaaaattaaaacaaaacttaattaatttatatatttatttgaatatattaaaaataataaattcttaattgggcgggttgggttatattgggcgggttgataattattttcaacccacccaatgtaacaattgggcggtttaaattttggtcggtttattcgggttgcgttttttggcggttttttcgggttggtttgggaggaatttctgcacagccctagtcatgattggtcggtcatgacacttgactgggcAGTAAAAAAttttcactggtctaccgggtcactcctaagccagattacccaaccattccttgccatttgtctcttctattgccacgtcatccaactccaatttttggggataacatttacccccacgtttattatacgatttactcgtatgataaactttttctctagcaaaatgtatttgaggtcatccaaaagcttccacctGGTCAGTAACCTTCAATTTTGTATTAAACCCACGATCGAtcttttcttttgatttcttcaaattccatTCTTTGAGCTTGTTTGAAATGCTGATTTGAAATGCCTATTTGGTCTCCGGGGCCCAAATAATTTTTTAACTGCTAACCCTTGGTTGTTTTGTTTCCTGCTACTCAGATGCTTGCCTGGATCTTTGGACATGCACCCCAATACTCGGACAAGCATCTAGCCGATCGGACACCTTTCAATAGCTGCTTAGATAGCAGCCCTCAGACGCAGACCCTTGGAAGCACTAGGCTCCTCGGATGGCCAGCTAGCATCTCCTCGGACACGGACGGCAGCTCCTTGAAGGCGCACCCCAGCCGCTCAGACGAATGCCACTGTTTGCTCGGACATGGGCCTGGCTGCTCGGACACAGCCTTTGGACGCCTCTCCCCTTCAGATGCCCAGCCAGCTGTTTGGATGCAGCCCCCAGCTACTCGGACGCAGCCTTCGGACACGCGCGGATGTAACCTAGCTGCTCGGACACCGCTCGGATGCAGCCCCCAACTGCTCGGACGTAGCCTTCGGACGTGCGCGGATGCAACCTAGCTGCTCGGACACCGCTCGGATGCAGCCCCTAACTGCTCGGACGCAGCCTTCGAACGTGCGCGGGGGCCTGCTTCGGCACACTCGGCATCCGCTTGGTCATCACCTAACCGATCGGGCATATGGCACAGCTACTCAAGCATATGCCTAAAACTTCTCTCCAAAAGCCATCAAAACACCTtgtagtatttactttgcatgcatttgttcATGTTTGTTTGATTCACGCCAGGGACTCATCAATGTTATTCATGctaaacaacagagtttcctactcgatcagtgatacatgcttagccgaccagggaagttgtatctgctctcctgaccAGGAAaaatttgcacctgatcagctaaaccttGTACCCGGCTAGTAGTTTGCTCtttattcttgtgaagacaattgttgcttagcagctttgatatttttctcttacagccgagttgttggcatttatactttacttttctttgttaacttaaaaaattctaagtcttttttagacttaaaaagttataagtttttttgtgaatggtaaagtcactctggtgtatgccttatattttcacatgagtacttagttttctaacttagaaattctagacatttcataagtccatactaagtatactttctcacactcttattgctctaacattttttgagcatgatatttattatcacacgaatatctgcttctaacttgaaattttaaaaaattccaagttacttaagctttgtcaaacaagttagcttaatggcctttttggacttcgaaaatttacaagtcagcctaaaaacaaatatcttaactcgtgctcttattgcctgtgttaaattatataccagcataccccatgtgccccccaaatgATGGAGGGTTGAAAGATCTTTAGTCACTttctacttgaccgaatctgtttgaGCAGTTtattgctcgtgaaacacatagaatatatggaaaatattcgagaagttgaacactgcttgaatgtatcgaccagttgaacactgtccgatcttaccgaccagttgaacactgttcgaataattaacacacatgcacatttgtagcatgaatcgaccacgctgcgcgtaatctcttttattactcgtaaattaaaaaggacaaaacatgtctaataacgagtcttaaacaaccaaaattgttcaaaaataaaatgactggttagcaaataactagctcataaaccaaacttaaataacaagtcaaacaactcgaaatcaagctaccactctgaaagcggtatttagaaataatatatcctccgatgctcgccactccagtggtttctgatcctagcactcctgctcagcatacctctcccttgctttgttgctatcctcagctaagtgtggacctccacatatagtgtctaaggtaaagtccacaagtctgggctgcaagggtggagatctttgtcgttttaACCCAGGATTGctactgcctccttctccttggggtgtctctgcccggtactttctcaacttgcccgaccggagaagaaattctatctcgtccttgaggtgattgcactcatttgtatcgtgaccataatctccattgaaatgacaaaacttattcatgtctctcctCCTCATCTCTTttctgatgggtggaggtttcttgtagggaacctcttcatgactagcaagatatatttatgcttggctggccgagagagtggtgtaattagtgaattgaggctcatacttggttggcttttcatttgaattcaactttgctttcttttcctcatggtggtcagacccgttatttccacgtttctttccaccattactaggagagtcagttgatccgcccggattgtttatgccattctcctctttctcgattgcatcatccaatttgaTATACTTGTCAGCtcagtcaagaaattgttgaagtgttgaaattggatttctatgtatactatcccacaaagggctccgataagttatcccaacggatatggcaaccatcttcccctcgtctcctacaacagttgctctattgacttctctcatgaatctctgtatataattctttagagactcatcttttccttgtttgatatctgccaaatggttggcataaactggtggagtccggccagtgctgaattgtctacaaaactccttcctgaatgcttcccaagaggtaatgcagtttggcttaaacttccaataccattcctgggcggtatctaacaaagtagtcgggaaaactctacaccgataatcgtcacttactccgagcaattccatctggtccttaaacttcccaacatgtctgatgggatctgccttttctgtatatactggcagaaccagtgctttatattttgccggcggctgggctgctctaatccgggcacaaaatgggctgccacttcggtggtctatcgcatcaaTCTCGGAAGGTctttttgacaaaccttgcactgtagCTGTTAtcacgtcaagctgggcttggatggctggtgcaactgatgaagttccaaggtcttgaccgcctggtcgggcattaccatctggtgcactgtcgtcaagtatttctactcgactggcaGGGCTgttcagatttttcccttcgaccaggacggtccttctcttgttggtgataacgtccctaaGATCCTTTCGGGAAGCATGCTATCCTGCTCGATCAAACACTGTACTTTTCGATTttccagagggcttactacgcaggacttgctctctcctactacgctgctggccggggtgcagtggaggcttttcggtacgtcccgggcagtcttctcctccttgtgggttgttgtcctctttatcctttgactggtcgatgTGATGACTATTAGCCTCATCATGACCATGTTCATCTCTGAACTGTGAAGTTCCTTTATCTCGAGGAGTTCTGGTCTGATCTTGCCTGGGTGGAACCTTCTTACTACCTgatcggtgacttcctgatcttgaagtttctgattggtggctcctagagggggttctagagtgctccctttgcatCGTGGCAGTTCTGGATTAGACCCCATCATCTTCCTGACCAGGGGGTTACTCCTGTTTCTGtccggtccccgagaattggctctgtcagtggtcctccgaccagcattattatttcttgctccctcgGTGGCTGCTTGTcccgcggcttgagcattggcttgggccaactgggtagccacctctagagcaagtgctgcttcacgatgtctccgatCGACTTCCTCTTGtcgctgtctgagctcttcgcttctagcctccatatcgcgcctttgctgctctaacgcagctttctgcctggccatctcttcagcgaaagactcttaccgagcattgaattgcaccatctcctcttggaaagcacctattgcttcctggatTTGTTCAACTtttggagtggtctcctcgagaaagaccctgggcttagTCTCTAGGTTctgcggtccaggaccttctaatctagcaggctcttttgacgtgcctgactttttggatgccacatcggtattcttgggcgccattatGATGTGGTAGTAGtgcgtttcttctcttcaggctctcaatgaaagcaccaaaatgttgaccacgattttggccaacgacgagtagacgtcaaaactacagtaagccttgaaaagaaagtaaataacgcacgtaatttttatagtggttcagccccaatttgttggtaatagcctaatccacttagggttgtgatatatttagcctacacttaagatcagatgaacttgagccaactgagtttcttaagtgcaagtagaaaaatatagagtttctctctagagaatacaaactttatctctctaacctctcagaaaatgccccaagaatgccccaagtaacagtccacaaaatctcaaaacgagagagttttctcatcccaaaaagatcagatccccaaatgatgccatgagccatttatttataggctcatggatcgtacataaatatctcccttttaccgGGTCATTTATTCTttcaacagactttaattaataaaatataaataaatctaatattacaacaatatggctattattttgggatatctgagagattcccgcgcaggtatgaccaATTCTTGTTGATGTTGTTGCTGTGATGTTTTGTGTAGCCCTGCTCTGTTTAGTAAGTACACATCACACCcaggaggaaaactgaagggccaaagcactccactggtcggccaaacacttgactggtcggccaacacatgtctggtcggacaagcacctgactgggcggacaagcacctgacagGGCAGACATGgcatatctctggtctaacatggcacatctctggtctaacacgACACATGACATGGGAAGACAAGCATGTGACTGgttggccaaggtcatgcctgggcagacaagcatgTGGCTGGTCGGCCAAGATCATGCCTGGGCAGATaagcatgtgactggtcggccaaggttaTGACTgctcggccaaggtcatgcctgggcagacaaacatgtgactggtcggcgaagatcatgcctgggcagacaaagcatgtgactggtcgaccaaggtcatgactggtcggtcatgacacttgactggccagtcaaaaatcttcactggtctaccgggtcactcctaagccagattacccaaccattccttgccatttgtcacttctattgccacgtcatccaactccaatttttggggataacacatgGGAAAACATGAAATTTGGTATATAAAAgtttttgaaatatatattatTGGAGCCATTGTTTTGACAACAAACCAAAATGTAAACACAAAGCAAGATAATATAACAACATTACATATAACAAAACCCAAAACATTCTTATTCAACTACTTCTTAGATAAGATTTTGGTATTTTAGACAAGATCATGCTGACCCATCTTCTTTGGGATCAATCCTCATCACATCAATATATGATTTACCTCGAAGTTCACGTGCAGAAACACCCCTAAAGTAATCTGTAACATGAATTCTCTTAAATTGTGCTGGTGTCTTTGGTGTTACAAGGCTTGGTGTTGGACCTAGGTCACCATGCAAGCTTGGACCATAGAATGTGGCTATGGAAAGCCTCTCTTTTTCTTTGTTAACCGTTGCACGATGTTCGATACTACGATAAATTCCATTCGATATAATCTACACACAACCATACAAAACATAAGATGCATgagtaagaatttttttttttaacctaaTTAGAAAGTTGTCAAATTGTATTTACACACACTTATGTGGCAATATTGATCAACTAATCACATTGATGTAGGATAAATCCCACTAAATTAAAATGCCTTGCCACATAAGTGTGTATAATGTTTTGGTGTAAAGAGTGTGttcatatcattactcttatttTTGTGTGTGACCTAACCAGAAAGTTATGGCATACATAGTTTTGTACCTCTATCATGTCTCCAATGTTGACAATAAAAGCATTAGGAAGTGGTTTGACAGGGATCCAAATCCCATCTTTTTTTATTTGAAGACCTTCCATTTCATTGATTTGAAGAAGAATGGTGAGGGCTACGAGGTCCGAGTGAGGGTTCAAGCCGATCACGAGCTCTGGTTGGGGACATGGCGGATAGTAGTTCATCCTCATAGATTGCCATCCTTCTCCAAGTAACTTGTTCATTTCATTAGGCTCCATTCCTAGAGCTTTTCCCATGAAGTCAAGCAATTTCTTGGCAACTTTCTCTAGTTCTATTGAGTAAGCTTCAAGGGTTTCTCTATGCAAAGTTTGGTATATATTAAATTCAATACAAGCCAACTTGAGGAAACATCAAATTCATACACTAAATCTTGTTACTGAAGTTAGTCAGTTGCATTGCAATTTCAAAAAAGATTAATTACTTTCTTGGTCCTTAATACAGAGAAAGTTTCATTTTGGGTCAGTTCTCAAGTTTTTTCTCTCTTTTGTTTGCACCTTTAAAATTGTTTCATAATAGTCCATGGACACACTTGTTGGCATGTTAGTAAGGACATAAAAAACAACATATATAGCAGTAAagttttcagtctttttaataatccaatttttgttttattaaatttcaATTACTTTTCTAGTTTAATTTCTAAAATTAAgtgaaataaataaatgttaaatACTATCGTCAAATTCCCACACATAaagttctatttttattttttttactaaataataattttgtactcgataaaaatttaagaataattaacaTTTTTCTCCCTGAACTTATGACACCACCAGATCGTGCCCCATAAAATATACGGCATGTTAAAAACTCCTCCTGAAATATATCATTTACAGAAACCTAGTCCTTCCATTAGATTTCGTTCTATTTTGTCATTTAAACCCTAATGTGGCATTGTTAATTATGATAAATTAACATTTTTCCCCGAACTTTAACCATTATCAAATCATGAcccttttttttagaaaaatttattaaaaaaatctactttttgtattaatttttaaaaaaagtaattcaaacataataaaatttttaaaaaattgcaaaaattaaaattaaaacaataacATTAAAAAGAAAAACGTTAAATCTTTGAATTTTGTTTTAGTATTAGTtcgaatttataataatttaatttataaaaatccaAAGTTAAATGAAACTAAAAATTAAATATCAAACTAAATATACATTTTTTGTCAAAACAAAAGCTAAAtgtacattcaaattcaaatcaaattatATGTATcttctttatttaaataaaataaaagaaaagaaaaattataagaaaatgaAATGATTAGAACTGTGCAACTCAAAAGCCAGCATAAATGAATCGTTTCTTTttaattataacaaaataaatagaTTTCTAATATGAGTCGATTGAATAAATTAAGATGTTATTtacatttaatttgtttatttcattcatatttgattttttaataTCTAAAGtatattttaatttgatatttgattttttatttcattcatatttgttagatatttttttttaaagattttattAGAGTTTAAATGactttgatttaattttttaagatttcaatttatatttgaattatttttataagaattaataaaaattagaatttgaaattattatttttaataaacgGGAACACAATTTTGTAGCAATCAAAGTTCATGGGGAAAAATGCTAATTTTCTACACATGAGATCGACGTGACAATGTCACAGGAGAGTTTAAACAAAAAATGGAACGGAAGTTAATAGAAGAACTATATTTATAAATGAAAAAGTTCAAGGGAAATTTTTAACAGACTTTATATTTTAAGGAATACGATTTGGTAATATCACGAGTTTGTGAGGCAAAAATgttaattattcaaaatttaacaaaagtAGTATATGCTTTTATTTTCCTAGTTTTaattgtttttaataatttaattaaaaataaataataaaaataaggaTACACAGCCACACATACTCAATTAGTACCATATTATGGAAGTAcgtatttaattaaaagaaaatgcaCCAAATAATTATTGGGTAAAATTAGTCCCCACCTTTCAATACATCATTATCAATACTTTTCACAATATAcaaaattttctatttatttatagAAAACCAATAATAACAAGAATCCAAGGGATTTACATACTATTTTGTCacgttttgagatattttaacatatattttttGCATTTATACATGAAAGGGGTGGAAGAAGAAATCCAATTCATGGGACCATGCCAAATCACtaatttttagaaaaaactagaattattataaaaaaaaatagtaaataattttttggaaaaattacacatatcACTATAAATTTAATacttttcaaaaaattaaaattttataaaaattacaaaaatacatatAACAGTTTGTAACAATTATATATTACTGCTtgttataattttctatttattttgtaaacGTGACAAAATTGTAACAAATTgttataaatttgtaaatttttgttaaaaaaaactgTATTGCTATAAATTTCTAAacttagtttaattttttttttcaaatttacgATTATGCGCTTCTAATTACCAGTTACTCATTCAAACATTAATTATTAATTGACTGAACTGAATTATACATATGTTGAAAAGTAAAAGAGAAAGGTAACTATTAGCAGGTACCTGAAAAGGAGAGGTAAGTTGGGTAACAAGTGAGGTTTTCTCAAGTGCTTTGGCTGTGTGACCACAAAGAACATGTCTACCCAATCAAGCTTTTGCTCTTCAGACACCACAAAAGCTTGCCCTAATCCCTGCAACTTCCCACTTTGTTGCCTAAACTTGTTCTTCTCTTCCATTGGCATATCAAAAAATTCTTTAATTCTTGATTTAACATCCTCCACCAATAAAGGGCTCACCCCATGATCCACCAACTAATAAATTATAATCAAAAGAATAttattacacacatatatatatatatattgataggAAAGATCATATATAAGGTACGTGCATGCAAAAGTGTGTTGATTATCACCTGGAAAAAACCCCAGTCTTTGGAAGCTAAGTGAAGCTTTTGGAGTTCTGATTCCATGAGGAACTTGTCTGAAGAAAGAAAGTTGTTGAAGTGGATGACTGGGATGAGTagttgtgaagaagaagaagaagaagaagaagaagtgttATTAATGGTGTTGAAAGGAGGGTCTTGATCAGGACGTTGGTATCTCTGTGGGACTGTGTTGATAATCTCTTTGGCTAGCTCCTGAACCAGAGGTACTGGAAGTGAGCTTCCCAGCtttatctctgatattccttccatatatatatatatattagtctgTGTTGTGTCTATATAAACCTGATTTTATTACTACTTCTCTCAGAATATATAGAAGAAAGAAATAGAAGGTGAGAAGTTTATAGAAATGAGTGATACAAATAGATAGGAGCAAGCTTAAGATGATCTCTTTCAATAGGAaaaaaatatcagaattaataataaagttttaatttacaaaaaaaaaaaggtgacaaaaaatataatttagtcaCAAGTCAATGTGTTACATATATAATTTAGTAGTATATGTTTGTGTGTTTTAATGAATAATGGAATACATGGTTACTATTTAGATtagagaattgctaaggggcacCACTGGTACCCAACACCACAAGTAGGTGGCATACCgttattggtgcaatccaatatcgcgtctcacttatttgaatttaataagggttatggggtatcgctaaccaatcatGAGGCGACATCTCATGTGGTGTTGGGCACCTTAAGgtgccaaatagcaacactctttAGATTAATCTAAAATGTTGTGTATTCAATCCGGATAGTCTTAATTGATTTGTTGTGAGGTTGTCTAATGTTAAATATTTTCTTACACATTGAATTTTAGGGCTGTATTATTTGGGTGGTTGGTGAAATAAAATTGAGATGAGATATGTCCTTATCGATAACCAATTTAATTTTGctattgaaattgttgaagatgtTGTTAGCTTTTAACTTCACCAGCTTATGAAGATTATATATACATAaagatatatattaaaattttgcAATTGGCGAGTACCAAAACacatacttattttttttttaatagagatttttacataaaatactaatttttgctAAAAAATTAGGTTTTTACtgtcaaatattttttttcttcaattttacaattttaaggaatttttttttattctgaaAGAAACTTTATTGAACCAACCAACAATTACAAGCACAAGCTCAAAAAGAGCTCAGAACAactcaaacaagaacaaacaaatTACAACTAATTCATAGAATCAAGAAAAGTCTTCTCAAGTATTCCAAGTTTCTTCCTAGCAATACCCAACAATCTAGCCTTTAAGCTAGCCTTAATCAAAAAAAGAATTCTATTACTAGAAATAGATGAGTAATTAAAAATACATGAATTACGATTCAGCCAAATGAAATAGACAGCAGCAGCAGCAAGTGTAGCTACCAAGATTCGCTGATATAAACCTTTAGGCCTCCCATCCATCCAAGCAATCCATTCACAAAATTTGGAAGACCATATAGCAATACCCAACCAATTAGCCATCTTATGCAAAATCTGCTGAGAGTGCAAACAGTCAAAAAACAGATGTTCATATGACTCCAAATCTATCTCACAGACTGAGCATAAGGGAGAATCAATAGGGATCTGCCGACGAAGAAGATTGTCTCGGGTCAGAAGGTGACCAAGGACAGACTGCCAAAGAACAAATCTGTGATTCGGAAGGGACAAACTGCACCAAACCACTTTGGCAAACCTCACTTTGCTCTGATGAAGTAGCAGCATATACAGATTGTTCAACTGAATCTTCCTACCTGAAGCCGCAGCCTCCAAAGTACCTTTGGTCCAAAaggaaatttttatatttttacaattttgtcttttttctttttttgtgttgttttcaagttgttttttgttgtttttttgttgatgtttagttgttatgatatatatttttttatttttttagttttttttggtTGGTCTAGTGAGTTGTTTTCAAGTTAttagttgtttttcttaaaaatcgtATTTTCGTAgttatgaaactttgaaaatcgtatttttgaaaactttagtgtatttttttttaaaataggaaccgtaaaaaagtaaaaaaaaaaagaaaaaaaaaagtgtatttaagaaaaaaatctcttttttatatataagcTTTATTATAATTTCTCTCTCAGTTTATTTCGATAACTAATGATAATGTTATCGTttaagtttctttattttttttttcttttatgtgttcatgttataaattatatattaattaaacatcttcttttataataatattatttatttatttaaaatttatataaaatctaaaaaacaTAATATGACCACTGATTGTGCCCCCTAAATGATTCATGATGTTGAAAATTTCCCCCGAACTATGCACATTActaaaatatgagacttctgttagatttcgtcctatgtggccaactgtaatgccccaaaatccctaataaggtttaggaccttgattaggaggccaggagggccataattgatttattatgctattaaatgaatatgtgcatgcttatgtgaatcatattattatatgatgataaatgcatgcatatgggtccacattttattataagtttattttgataatttggcccgttgagggcgtaattgtatattttcatgcatgtgggtgaattataaataataccacattataatgtggattggtttgagccattcggcatgagacaatctttgaatgtaagttatcggtctagtcataacggggtaatttcggggctcggggtgagtctcggggtgatttcaggattagaacattaccgggaattaaaagggtaatgggatatgatttattagcatttgagaatattgagaataacgagaattggcgCGAAAGGATGGTTTtccccttggtggccttaagaggattttaaatgacgtaggggcattttggtctttttaccttaaggatttatataagCCATTAGAATATGTAGGAAGCTTAAGAAAATAGAGTTTCCTTCTTTCTTCTACCGAtagtttttcttcttccattctctttgaattttgaagctctttttgaggaaccaagccttgagggttttgggttatgc
It encodes the following:
- the LOC133802430 gene encoding protein SRG1-like isoform X1, whose amino-acid sequence is MEGISEIKLGSSLPVPLVQELAKEIINTVPQRYQRPDQDPPFNTINNTSSSSSSSSSQLLIPVIHFNNFLSSDKFLMESELQKLHLASKDWGFFQLVDHGVSPLLVEDVKSRIKEFFDMPMEEKNKFRQQSGKLQGLGQAFVVSEEQKLDWVDMFFVVTQPKHLRKPHLLPNLPLLFRETLEAYSIELEKVAKKLLDFMGKALGMEPNEMNKLLGEGWQSMRMNYYPPCPQPELVIGLNPHSDLVALTILLQINEMEGLQIKKDGIWIPVKPLPNAFIVNIGDMIEIISNGIYRSIEHRATVNKEKERLSIATFYGPSLHGDLGPTPSLVTPKTPAQFKRIHVTDYFRGVSARELRGKSYIDVMRIDPKEDGSA
- the LOC133799305 gene encoding uncharacterized protein LOC133799305, encoding MLLLHQSKVRFAKVVWCSLSLPNHRFVLWQSVLGHLLTRDNLLRRQIPIDSPLCSVCEIDLESYEHLFFDCLHSQQILHKMANWLGIAIWSSKFCEWIAWMDGRPKGLYQRILVATLAAAAVYFIWLNRNSCIFNYSSISSNRILFLIKASLKARLLGIARKKLGILEKTFLDSMN